In the Kaistella sp. 97-N-M2 genome, one interval contains:
- a CDS encoding TonB-dependent receptor — translation MRALSTFFFAFFFAILANAQSVVTGKITDADGQPIPSASVTVEEQGKDAIMAFSISNSKGEYKVTFTSAEPNVDLKIKAFNQKPLLKTIKNQTQNLNFSMESDATEIKEVKLKTKLITKKGDTISYDLKAFESKADRTLADVLKKIPGIEVNTDGTVLYQGEPINKFYVNGKDLMEGGYGTINNSLPKDAVQKVEVMENHQPVKILQDKVPSENAAINVKLKKSVTMTGRGEAGTGFGEPWLWNLKLTPMFFGQKNQWVVNYKTNNNGETVENEGNILSFGNRYEGRRGNVSQNDWLSVENASAPNLPEKRYLMNNVHYLSANLLTNPFENKDWELKANASYTNNAVSRESYTETNNFLYNTKYFTNILNHFYTDKAKGEVIFTKNAKKGFFKNVTTFSQFWNADRAVVNRNDIYGNRDGAEAIESPTSSFQNSLSTIIPWKEKLVNFMSYISYQDDHQTLEITPSSYLKFKDLDSTNNQEFLFENTDAVRQNLRIKSLEINHSASVGFSAKKWTFTPEVGLNFSNDQLTSVFSTVTNGAVSPYGGDYANDLKYTNVVPYASLGVNYKGDAWLLYSQFPFNFNSIKADDAERNVSKNINKLTFEPSFYAQYSFASFWKASASANLNYNYGSTRDSYAGFIFSSPTSPSAMSANNPIPETTSKSAGSKIEYRNPLNNLFFNVSYRYSLTNRNIIGNSLNDGSGFILTNFTERDNQSNSSSAGAEVGKYFPKFKTNASLSFSNTLSKSDALTTDQANTEYFFVNKNTSQSAGLKFNNTYFSWMSVDYNLSFSWSHQVNVFNNSKNSGFNHNLSTFFYPLENHTIGFNWDQINSGNNLTSYNNAFFDVSYQYTWAKKKVDFEVKWMNIANRKVFERFSTNTTSDDYTRMQLRPSQVMFAVKFNFK, via the coding sequence ATGAGAGCACTTTCCACTTTTTTCTTTGCCTTTTTCTTTGCAATTCTCGCAAATGCCCAATCTGTAGTTACGGGAAAAATTACCGATGCGGACGGACAACCAATTCCGAGTGCCAGTGTAACCGTTGAAGAACAGGGAAAAGACGCGATCATGGCTTTTTCCATTTCGAATTCGAAGGGCGAATATAAGGTGACTTTCACTTCTGCCGAACCGAATGTTGATTTAAAAATCAAAGCGTTCAACCAAAAACCACTTCTCAAAACCATTAAAAACCAAACGCAGAATCTTAATTTCAGTATGGAGTCTGATGCCACAGAAATTAAAGAGGTAAAATTAAAAACGAAACTGATCACGAAAAAAGGAGACACAATTTCTTACGATTTAAAAGCCTTCGAAAGCAAAGCAGACCGAACATTGGCCGATGTTTTAAAGAAGATTCCGGGAATTGAGGTCAATACCGATGGCACCGTGCTTTATCAGGGCGAACCCATCAATAAATTTTATGTGAACGGAAAAGACCTTATGGAAGGCGGGTACGGAACCATCAACAATTCTTTGCCGAAAGATGCCGTGCAAAAAGTAGAAGTAATGGAAAATCACCAACCCGTGAAAATCCTTCAGGATAAAGTTCCCTCCGAAAATGCCGCCATCAACGTGAAACTGAAAAAAAGCGTAACGATGACAGGCCGGGGCGAAGCGGGAACCGGTTTTGGCGAACCCTGGCTCTGGAACCTAAAGCTGACGCCAATGTTTTTCGGACAGAAAAACCAGTGGGTCGTCAACTATAAAACAAACAACAACGGCGAAACCGTAGAAAATGAGGGGAATATTCTTTCTTTTGGAAACCGGTACGAAGGCAGACGCGGCAACGTTTCCCAAAACGACTGGCTCAGTGTGGAAAATGCCTCCGCGCCAAATCTCCCGGAAAAGCGATATTTGATGAACAATGTGCATTATTTATCGGCCAACCTGCTGACGAATCCCTTCGAAAATAAAGACTGGGAACTGAAAGCCAACGCCAGTTACACGAACAATGCCGTTTCCCGCGAATCTTACACGGAGACGAACAATTTCCTTTATAACACGAAATATTTTACCAATATTTTAAATCATTTTTATACCGACAAAGCGAAAGGCGAAGTCATCTTTACAAAAAATGCAAAAAAAGGATTTTTTAAGAACGTAACGACTTTCTCTCAGTTCTGGAATGCCGACCGCGCCGTTGTGAACAGAAACGATATCTACGGAAACCGCGACGGAGCCGAGGCTATCGAATCGCCGACCTCTTCTTTTCAAAATTCCCTGAGCACCATTATTCCCTGGAAAGAAAAACTCGTTAACTTCATGTCCTACATTAGTTATCAGGATGACCATCAAACGCTGGAGATTACGCCTTCTTCCTATCTTAAATTTAAGGATTTGGATTCTACAAATAACCAGGAGTTTCTTTTCGAAAACACCGATGCGGTGCGCCAAAATTTAAGAATCAAATCTTTGGAGATCAACCATTCCGCAAGCGTTGGATTTTCTGCGAAAAAATGGACCTTCACACCCGAGGTTGGTCTCAACTTTTCCAATGATCAGCTTACCTCCGTGTTTTCGACTGTAACGAACGGAGCCGTTTCGCCTTATGGCGGGGATTACGCGAACGATCTGAAATACACCAATGTTGTTCCTTACGCCTCTTTGGGCGTGAACTACAAAGGCGACGCATGGTTGCTTTACTCGCAGTTTCCTTTCAATTTTAATAGTATCAAAGCAGACGATGCGGAGCGGAACGTTTCGAAAAACATCAATAAACTTACCTTTGAGCCGTCGTTTTACGCGCAATATTCGTTTGCGTCTTTTTGGAAAGCCAGTGCCAGCGCCAATTTGAACTACAATTACGGCAGCACGAGAGACAGCTACGCCGGCTTTATATTTTCGAGTCCAACCTCGCCTTCTGCGATGTCTGCCAACAATCCAATTCCCGAAACGACGTCGAAATCCGCGGGTTCGAAGATTGAATATCGGAATCCTTTGAACAATTTATTTTTTAATGTGAGCTACCGCTACAGCCTCACCAACCGAAATATTATCGGGAATTCCCTTAATGACGGGTCGGGTTTTATTTTAACCAACTTTACGGAGCGCGATAATCAAAGCAATTCCAGTTCAGCAGGTGCAGAAGTGGGAAAATATTTTCCGAAGTTCAAAACAAATGCTTCATTAAGCTTCAGCAATACGCTTTCCAAATCGGATGCTTTAACTACGGACCAGGCCAATACCGAATATTTCTTTGTGAATAAAAATACGTCGCAGAGTGCCGGCCTGAAGTTTAACAACACCTATTTTTCCTGGATGAGTGTGGATTATAATTTATCTTTTTCCTGGAGCCATCAGGTAAATGTGTTTAACAATTCGAAAAACTCCGGCTTCAACCATAATTTGAGCACGTTTTTTTATCCGCTCGAAAATCATACGATTGGTTTTAACTGGGACCAAATCAATTCCGGGAATAATTTAACGAGCTATAACAATGCTTTCTTCGACGTGTCTTACCAATATACGTGGGCCAAAAAGAAGGTTGATTTTGAAGTTAAATGGATGAATATTGCGAACAGAAAAGTTTTCGAAAGATTTTCAACCAATACAACGTCCGACGACTATACCAGAATGCAGTTGCGTCCAAGCCAGGTGATGTTTGCCGTGAAATTTAATTTTAAATAA
- a CDS encoding cupin-like domain-containing protein, giving the protein MGLHLTPIDVVEDISKEEFREKYLLPRKPVVLRNMAKNWPAYQKWTMEYMKEMVGDVEVPLYDSSKADPSAPINSSATKMKFTDYIDLIKEKPTDLRIFLFDPIKTAPKLLEDYISPKDLMGGFLDKYPNMFFGGKGSETFLHYDIDMAHIFHTHFNGRKHILLFDYKWKDRLYQIPYATYALEDYDISNPDFEKFPALDGVVGIECFLEHGDTLFMPTGWWHYMRYLDGSFSISQRAWDRSWSVKAHSLWNLTVQRNLDNFMKGKFKNKYMDWKEKKAIQRAEYALKNGLPK; this is encoded by the coding sequence ATGGGACTTCATTTAACGCCAATTGATGTGGTAGAAGACATTTCGAAGGAAGAGTTTCGGGAAAAATACTTACTTCCAAGAAAGCCGGTGGTGCTTCGAAACATGGCAAAAAATTGGCCCGCGTACCAGAAATGGACCATGGAGTACATGAAAGAGATGGTGGGCGATGTGGAAGTTCCCCTTTACGATTCCTCCAAGGCAGATCCTTCTGCGCCAATCAATTCGTCGGCAACGAAGATGAAGTTTACAGATTACATCGATCTCATCAAGGAAAAACCGACAGATCTTCGAATTTTTCTTTTTGATCCCATTAAGACAGCTCCTAAACTTTTGGAGGATTATATTTCGCCGAAAGATTTAATGGGTGGCTTTTTAGATAAATATCCGAATATGTTTTTTGGCGGAAAGGGTTCGGAAACCTTTCTGCATTATGATATTGATATGGCGCATATTTTTCACACGCATTTTAACGGCAGGAAGCACATTCTGCTTTTCGATTATAAATGGAAAGACCGCCTTTATCAAATCCCTTACGCCACCTATGCACTGGAAGATTACGATATCTCCAATCCGGATTTTGAAAAATTTCCCGCCTTGGATGGCGTGGTAGGCATTGAGTGTTTTCTGGAACATGGCGACACTTTATTTATGCCCACAGGCTGGTGGCACTATATGCGCTATCTGGACGGAAGTTTTTCCATTTCGCAGCGAGCCTGGGACCGGTCCTGGAGTGTTAAGGCGCATTCGCTTTGGAATTTAACGGTTCAGCGAAACTTAGATAACTTTATGAAAGGAAAATTTAAGAATAAATACATGGACTGGAAAGAGAAAAAAGCCATCCAAAGAGCCGAATATGCGCTGAAAAATGGTCTTCCAAAATAA
- a CDS encoding thiamine pyrophosphate-dependent enzyme has product MSKNVSDLLVENLYNAGVRRVYAITGDSLNPVNDAIRRDGRLEWIHVRHEEAGAYAASMDAELNGIGCCMGSSGPGHVHLINGLYDANRAGNPVIAIASTIETTKMGQDNFQETNPFYLFQDCSKFVYVANTPKQFSHMIQTAIQTAISEKGVAVLGLPGDVASAKAEEIVTSTQNYFTKSVFRPTEEKLDELAELLNSNKKITLFCGHGCKDAIEETKTLAKVLKAPMGYSFRGKIFFDTEDNEHAVGMNGLLGNPSGYEACNKADVLFLLGTDFPYVEFLPEDNKIVQIDLKAERIGRRAKVDFGYAGDIKDTLTALLPKLKENADGSFLKEMREAYQNSEESLQNFADKQGDKGEIQPEYIAEIIDNLATDDAIFTVDTGMTSVWAARFIKGKKNRYLTGSFNHGSMANAMPMAIGAAASRTGRQVVAMCGDGGLSMLMGDLATVMQYQFPIKIIVFNNRSLGMVKLEMEVEGYVNWQTDMVNPPFDKIAELMNIRGFELKDPSKAESSLKAFFDHDGPALINIYTDPSALAMPPHIEISQMKGFVVSMMKKVGLGRFKEIGDSISSNAGHISEIL; this is encoded by the coding sequence ATGTCAAAAAATGTTTCAGATCTCTTAGTTGAAAATCTTTATAATGCAGGGGTGCGCCGTGTCTATGCAATCACAGGCGACAGTCTTAATCCTGTGAACGATGCCATCCGGCGCGACGGACGACTGGAGTGGATTCACGTTCGGCACGAAGAAGCAGGCGCTTATGCTGCTTCGATGGATGCCGAACTGAACGGTATTGGATGTTGCATGGGAAGTTCCGGACCGGGCCACGTGCATCTCATCAATGGTTTGTATGATGCAAACCGCGCGGGAAATCCTGTTATCGCCATTGCAAGCACCATCGAAACGACGAAAATGGGACAGGATAATTTTCAGGAAACCAATCCTTTCTACTTATTTCAGGATTGTTCCAAATTTGTTTACGTCGCCAACACGCCAAAGCAGTTTTCGCATATGATCCAGACGGCCATCCAGACAGCCATCTCCGAAAAAGGTGTGGCGGTCCTCGGATTGCCCGGCGATGTTGCTTCTGCAAAGGCCGAAGAAATTGTTACTTCTACGCAAAATTATTTTACGAAATCGGTTTTTCGTCCGACGGAGGAAAAATTGGATGAACTCGCGGAACTTTTAAATTCAAACAAAAAAATCACACTTTTTTGCGGTCACGGCTGTAAAGATGCCATCGAAGAAACCAAAACACTCGCCAAAGTTTTGAAAGCTCCGATGGGCTATTCTTTCCGCGGAAAAATATTTTTCGATACCGAAGATAACGAACATGCGGTGGGAATGAACGGCCTGCTCGGGAACCCTTCCGGCTACGAAGCCTGCAACAAGGCAGATGTTCTGTTTCTTTTAGGCACCGATTTTCCTTATGTTGAGTTTTTACCGGAAGACAATAAAATTGTGCAGATCGACCTTAAAGCCGAAAGGATTGGCAGAAGAGCAAAAGTAGATTTTGGGTATGCCGGCGACATCAAAGATACACTTACGGCATTGTTGCCAAAACTTAAAGAAAATGCGGACGGTTCGTTTTTAAAAGAAATGCGCGAAGCCTATCAGAATTCCGAAGAAAGCTTGCAGAATTTTGCCGACAAGCAAGGCGATAAAGGCGAAATTCAACCCGAATATATCGCTGAAATTATTGACAACTTGGCGACGGATGATGCCATTTTTACGGTCGACACCGGAATGACTTCTGTTTGGGCGGCACGATTTATCAAAGGAAAGAAAAACAGATATCTTACGGGTTCCTTCAATCATGGTTCCATGGCTAACGCAATGCCGATGGCGATTGGCGCAGCAGCTTCACGCACAGGAAGACAGGTGGTTGCAATGTGCGGCGACGGCGGTTTATCCATGTTGATGGGCGACTTGGCGACGGTTATGCAGTATCAGTTTCCAATCAAAATCATTGTTTTCAACAACCGCTCTCTGGGCATGGTGAAACTGGAAATGGAAGTGGAAGGTTATGTAAACTGGCAGACCGATATGGTTAATCCGCCCTTCGATAAGATCGCAGAACTTATGAATATCCGCGGTTTCGAGTTGAAAGACCCTTCAAAAGCAGAAAGTTCTTTGAAAGCATTTTTCGACCACGACGGGCCGGCTTTAATAAATATTTATACTGATCCGAGCGCATTGGCAATGCCACCGCACATCGAAATTTCTCAAATGAAAGGTTTCGTTGTATCGATGATGAAAAAAGTCGGTTTAGGACGATTTAAAGAAATTGGAGATTCTATTTCGTCCAATGCAGGGCACATCAGCGAAATTCTTTAA
- a CDS encoding M14 family metallopeptidase produces MKFLSALLLFISASVLSQTQLQTPYEKGNGNQTTTYAEMVSFYEELAKNFPTITVESFGTDDNGEPIRVVIYNASADKNRPTILINNGIHPGEPDGIDATMMMMRNFATGKIKVQNLKIVAVEAYNISGMLRRGKYSRANQNGPEEYGFRGNARNYDLNRDFIKNDTENAKAFQQIFQHFKPIYFIDNHVSNGADYQYLFTYISTNKERLGKKLGNYFNQKMQPAILQNLEKQGILTTPYVNIHGDSPDEGFPAFMDSPRYATGYTALFNTMGTVAETHMLKPYKDRVLATYENMLSSIKYTEKNSEEIQKLMAESLQDYQPKMKYAIQWKLDSTTFKMIDFKGYEAGKKTSEVSGKPRLFYDRNKPFTRKVKFYDNYIPAKEIAIPAYYVIPKSERKVVEYLKKNNIQTKQIQQDSTIFAQKYTISAYKTVKNPYEGHYVHYDTHVKSETKNHHFQKGDFLVSTKQNGVKYLLETLEPEGTDSFFNWNFFDGILGQKEYYSDYVFEDTAAELLKKNQVLRTAFEFEKVANPEMAKDARVQLDWIYKHSDYYEGSVAAYPIFRIL; encoded by the coding sequence ATGAAATTTCTATCGGCACTTCTCCTTTTTATTTCCGCCTCTGTTCTCTCCCAAACCCAGCTCCAGACCCCTTACGAAAAAGGCAACGGCAACCAAACCACAACGTACGCGGAGATGGTGAGCTTCTACGAGGAGCTGGCGAAAAATTTTCCCACCATCACGGTAGAATCTTTTGGCACCGACGATAATGGCGAACCGATTCGTGTCGTGATTTATAATGCATCGGCAGATAAAAACAGACCAACAATCCTTATCAATAACGGAATTCATCCCGGCGAACCCGACGGCATCGATGCAACAATGATGATGATGCGCAATTTTGCCACGGGAAAAATTAAAGTTCAAAACTTAAAGATTGTCGCCGTCGAAGCCTACAATATTTCCGGCATGTTACGCCGCGGAAAATACAGCCGCGCCAACCAAAACGGTCCGGAAGAATACGGTTTCCGCGGAAACGCCCGGAACTACGATCTGAACCGGGATTTCATCAAAAACGATACAGAGAACGCGAAGGCCTTCCAACAGATATTCCAGCATTTTAAACCGATTTATTTTATTGACAATCATGTGTCCAACGGCGCCGATTATCAATATTTGTTCACTTACATTTCGACGAATAAGGAACGTTTGGGAAAAAAACTGGGAAACTATTTCAACCAAAAGATGCAGCCGGCAATATTACAAAATCTGGAAAAGCAGGGGATCTTAACAACGCCTTACGTTAATATCCATGGCGATTCGCCCGACGAAGGTTTTCCCGCTTTTATGGATTCGCCGCGCTACGCTACAGGTTATACGGCACTTTTCAACACGATGGGAACCGTGGCGGAAACGCATATGCTGAAGCCCTACAAAGACCGCGTTCTCGCAACCTATGAAAACATGTTGAGTTCCATTAAGTACACGGAAAAAAATTCAGAAGAAATTCAAAAATTGATGGCAGAAAGCCTGCAGGATTATCAGCCGAAAATGAAATATGCAATCCAGTGGAAACTGGACAGTACAACTTTCAAAATGATCGATTTTAAAGGCTACGAAGCCGGAAAAAAAACAAGTGAGGTTTCGGGAAAACCCCGGCTTTTCTACGACAGAAACAAACCTTTCACCAGAAAAGTAAAGTTTTACGATAACTATATTCCTGCGAAAGAAATCGCCATTCCGGCCTATTATGTCATCCCAAAATCGGAACGTAAGGTTGTGGAATATCTGAAGAAGAACAATATTCAAACCAAACAAATTCAGCAGGATTCTACCATTTTTGCGCAGAAATATACCATTTCAGCATATAAAACGGTGAAAAATCCTTACGAAGGTCATTACGTCCATTATGATACGCATGTAAAATCCGAAACCAAAAACCATCACTTCCAAAAAGGAGATTTTTTGGTTTCTACAAAACAAAACGGCGTGAAATATCTGCTGGAAACTTTGGAGCCGGAAGGCACCGATTCCTTTTTTAACTGGAACTTTTTCGATGGAATCTTGGGGCAGAAAGAATATTATTCCGATTATGTTTTTGAAGATACCGCTGCAGAACTTCTTAAAAAAAATCAGGTTTTAAGAACCGCTTTTGAGTTTGAAAAAGTGGCGAACCCTGAAATGGCAAAGGATGCAAGGGTGCAGCTGGACTGGATCTACAAACATTCCGATTATTACGAAGGAAGCGTCGCCGCCTATCCGATTTTCCGGATTTTGTAA
- the lepA gene encoding translation elongation factor 4 — protein MKNIRNFCIIAHIDHGKSTLADRLLEYTNTVTKRELQAQTLDDMDIEKERGITIKSHAIQMDYELNGEQYVLNLIDTPGHVDFSYEVSRSIAACEGALLIVDAAQSIQAQTISNLYLALENDLTIIPVLNKIDLPSANPEEVTDEIMNLIGCEYEDVLRVSGKTGEGVLELLEQIVNRIPAPVGNEDGPLQALIFDSVYNPFRGIEAYFKVVNGSIKKGQRIKFMATNKMYEADEVGTLKLKQLAKKEIRTGDVGYIISGIKDAREVKVGDTITTFENGAEKAIEGFEEVKPMVFAGIYPIESEDFEELRFSLEKLRLNDASLVFEPESSAALGFGFRCGFLGMLHMEIVQERLDREFNMDVITTVPNVSYHGYTKRDPEKMILINNPSEMTDPMTMDRVEEPFIKASIITKSDFVGSVMTLCIEKRGEIVTQNYLTADRVEMVFNMPLAEVVFDFYDRLKSISKGYASFDYHPIGFRASRLVKMDILINGDMVDALSSLIHESNAYYIGKRMCEKLRELIPRQQFDIAVQAALGAKVIARETIKALRKDVTAKCYGGDISRKRKLLEKQKEGKKKMKQIGRVEVPQSAFMAVLKLND, from the coding sequence ATGAAAAACATACGAAACTTTTGCATTATAGCCCATATCGACCACGGAAAATCTACTTTGGCAGACCGCCTTTTGGAATATACCAACACGGTTACCAAAAGAGAGTTGCAGGCGCAAACCTTAGACGATATGGATATCGAGAAAGAACGCGGCATCACCATAAAATCTCACGCCATCCAAATGGATTACGAACTGAATGGCGAACAGTACGTTCTCAACCTCATCGATACACCGGGACACGTCGATTTCTCTTACGAAGTTTCCCGTTCCATCGCCGCCTGCGAAGGTGCGCTTCTCATCGTAGATGCTGCGCAAAGCATTCAGGCTCAAACGATAAGCAACTTATATCTGGCGCTGGAAAATGATCTGACCATCATCCCGGTCCTGAACAAAATAGATTTACCCTCTGCAAACCCCGAAGAAGTAACCGACGAAATTATGAATCTTATCGGTTGCGAATATGAAGACGTTTTGCGCGTTTCCGGAAAAACCGGCGAAGGCGTGCTGGAATTGTTAGAGCAGATCGTGAACAGAATTCCCGCACCCGTTGGGAACGAAGACGGACCGTTGCAGGCCCTCATTTTCGATTCCGTTTACAATCCTTTCCGCGGCATCGAAGCCTATTTCAAAGTCGTCAACGGAAGCATCAAAAAAGGACAGCGCATTAAATTCATGGCGACCAACAAAATGTACGAAGCCGATGAGGTGGGAACATTGAAGTTGAAACAATTAGCCAAAAAAGAAATAAGAACCGGCGATGTGGGTTACATCATTTCCGGCATTAAAGATGCCCGCGAGGTAAAAGTTGGCGATACCATCACCACTTTTGAGAACGGTGCAGAAAAAGCTATTGAAGGTTTCGAAGAAGTAAAACCCATGGTTTTTGCCGGAATTTATCCCATCGAATCCGAAGATTTTGAGGAACTGCGTTTCTCTTTGGAAAAATTACGCCTGAACGACGCTTCTCTGGTTTTCGAGCCGGAAAGTTCAGCGGCGCTTGGTTTCGGTTTCCGCTGTGGTTTCCTCGGCATGCTTCACATGGAAATCGTTCAGGAAAGACTCGACCGCGAGTTCAATATGGACGTAATCACCACGGTTCCCAACGTTTCTTATCACGGTTATACAAAGCGTGATCCGGAGAAAATGATTCTCATCAACAACCCGTCGGAAATGACGGACCCGATGACGATGGACCGCGTGGAAGAACCATTCATCAAAGCTTCCATTATTACCAAATCCGATTTTGTCGGCTCCGTAATGACCTTATGTATCGAAAAACGCGGCGAAATCGTTACCCAAAATTATTTAACTGCAGACCGCGTCGAAATGGTTTTCAATATGCCTTTGGCAGAGGTTGTTTTCGATTTTTACGACCGTTTAAAATCCATTTCCAAAGGATACGCCTCCTTCGATTACCATCCAATCGGCTTTCGCGCTTCCAGATTGGTAAAGATGGATATCCTCATCAACGGCGATATGGTGGACGCGTTATCTTCTCTCATTCACGAAAGCAATGCCTATTACATCGGCAAAAGAATGTGCGAAAAGCTGCGCGAACTCATTCCGCGGCAACAGTTTGATATTGCCGTTCAGGCAGCACTTGGCGCGAAAGTAATCGCCCGCGAAACCATCAAAGCTTTACGAAAAGACGTTACCGCAAAATGTTACGGTGGCGATATTTCGCGTAAAAGAAAACTTCTGGAAAAACAAAAAGAAGGCAAGAAGAAAATGAAACAAATCGGTCGGGTAGAGGTTCCACAATCTGCATTCATGGCGGTTTTGAAGCTGAACGATTAA
- a CDS encoding RNA polymerase sigma factor → MKIKETEIIELMSSDKTREKGVRAMMDAYQSRLYWHIRRLIVDHDLAQDVLQDTFIKAYQNFHQFKQDSQLYTWLYRIATNEALQQLNKMKRMQKSDEGSEYHLQNLVAENAGADAEEIQILLQKAIHSLPEKQKLVFSFRYYEDIPYEEISKILDMSVGTLKTNYHYAKQKVEDYIKANYTE, encoded by the coding sequence ATGAAGATTAAGGAGACCGAAATTATCGAGTTGATGTCGAGCGATAAAACCCGTGAAAAAGGTGTTCGCGCGATGATGGATGCATATCAGAGTAGGTTGTATTGGCATATTCGGAGGTTAATTGTAGATCACGATCTGGCGCAGGATGTTCTTCAGGACACCTTCATCAAAGCTTACCAAAATTTTCACCAGTTCAAACAGGACAGTCAGCTTTATACCTGGCTTTACCGGATTGCAACCAATGAGGCGCTGCAGCAACTGAACAAAATGAAACGCATGCAGAAGAGCGACGAAGGTTCCGAATATCACCTCCAAAATTTAGTTGCGGAAAATGCAGGCGCAGATGCAGAGGAAATTCAGATCCTGCTGCAAAAAGCCATTCATTCCCTGCCGGAAAAGCAGAAACTGGTTTTTTCGTTTCGGTATTACGAAGATATTCCGTACGAAGAAATTTCAAAAATTCTGGACATGTCTGTCGGAACGTTAAAGACGAATTACCATTACGCCAAACAAAAAGTAGAAGATTATATTAAAGCAAATTATACAGAATAA
- a CDS encoding Rossmann-like and DUF2520 domain-containing protein → MKIVILGSGNVAYHLAKAFAEKNIPVAQVFGRNEKDLKEISAQLEIPFSTEKLEDADFYLLAVNDDAVTDLSKKILKTNCLVAHTSGSLPKEALEGHYRKASFYPLQTFSKSKPLNYSEIPFFVEAENLPDLEILENLALKISTNVMKSDFEKRKYIHLTAVFACNFVNHLFARAKEISDAQHIPFEYFLPLIKETTEKIYEVEPKLAQTGPAVRNDERVLVLHEQLIADEEHLKIYKTLNESIKKMYEL, encoded by the coding sequence ATGAAGATTGTTATCCTTGGTTCCGGCAATGTGGCTTATCATTTGGCAAAAGCTTTTGCGGAAAAAAACATTCCTGTCGCGCAGGTCTTTGGACGGAATGAAAAAGATTTGAAAGAAATTTCAGCACAACTTGAAATTCCGTTTTCCACAGAGAAATTAGAAGATGCCGACTTTTATCTGCTTGCCGTGAATGATGATGCGGTTACGGACCTCTCGAAGAAAATTCTCAAAACAAACTGTCTCGTGGCACATACGTCCGGTTCTCTGCCCAAAGAAGCTTTGGAAGGCCATTATCGAAAGGCGAGTTTTTATCCCCTGCAGACTTTTTCCAAATCGAAACCGCTTAATTATTCCGAAATTCCCTTTTTTGTAGAAGCGGAAAATTTGCCGGATCTCGAAATTCTGGAAAATTTAGCTTTAAAAATTTCGACAAACGTAATGAAGAGCGATTTTGAGAAACGGAAGTACATTCATTTGACCGCAGTTTTCGCCTGCAATTTCGTAAATCATCTTTTTGCACGGGCGAAAGAAATTTCGGATGCGCAGCACATTCCTTTCGAGTACTTTTTGCCTTTAATTAAAGAAACGACGGAAAAAATTTATGAAGTTGAACCCAAACTGGCGCAAACCGGTCCGGCGGTTAGAAATGATGAAAGGGTTTTGGTGCTTCACGAACAGTTGATCGCGGACGAAGAACATTTGAAAATTTATAAAACCCTGAACGAATCGATAAAGAAAATGTATGAGTTATAA
- a CDS encoding HAD family hydrolase: MSYKSKLKNIKAFVFDVDGVFTDGSVYLLPGGNMCRVMSVLDGYAVVKALKKNYLIGVITGGNDDEVRHRINYLGITDYYAKSPDKELDFEHFKTKYNLKNDEILMMGDDLPDVQIMKISGISACPNNAVPEVKEISDYISPIEGGKGAVRDVIEQVMKIQGKWVEDNTQSV, encoded by the coding sequence ATGAGTTATAAATCGAAACTGAAAAATATAAAAGCCTTTGTGTTTGATGTAGACGGCGTTTTCACGGATGGAAGCGTTTACCTTTTGCCCGGCGGAAATATGTGCCGCGTGATGAGTGTTCTGGACGGTTATGCCGTGGTTAAAGCCCTCAAAAAGAATTATTTGATCGGCGTTATCACGGGTGGAAATGATGACGAAGTTCGACACCGGATCAACTACCTCGGCATTACAGATTATTACGCAAAATCTCCGGACAAAGAACTTGATTTTGAACACTTTAAAACAAAATACAATCTGAAAAACGATGAAATCTTAATGATGGGCGACGATCTGCCGGACGTCCAGATTATGAAAATTTCCGGTATTTCAGCATGCCCGAATAATGCAGTGCCGGAAGTGAAAGAAATTTCAGATTATATTTCGCCGATTGAAGGCGGAAAGGGCGCCGTTCGCGATGTGATTGAGCAGGTGATGAAAATTCAGGGAAAGTGGGTTGAAGATAATACGCAGAGCGTTTAG